Proteins co-encoded in one Roseimicrobium gellanilyticum genomic window:
- a CDS encoding M48 family metallopeptidase — MMFSNPWFWTALIATVGLWKLEMLATFLNMSALSPKVPKRLEGTVTEEEHERALEYARVSARFSVLSDSIQLGLFLGFWFAGGFGWVDHWVRGLGLGEIQSGLVLLSTLFVLQGLLILPFDWYDTFRIEAAFGFNKMTLGTFIMDRVKGLFLAALIGLPLLALLLHLFTSYPLAALYAWMVVTAFSLVLSFLSPRLILPMFFKFQPLEDAELKAAIMELSRKLEFPVAEVSVVDGSKRSTKANAFFTGFGKTKRIALFDTLLQNHSRDEILAVLAHEIGHCKRRHVPKQLALSVLSTGLMFALMHFAIHDPRLCAAFGITQPSVAWGFAFFGILFQPVSTLIGLLGSWMSRKFEFEADAFAREAMASPKPLVDALTRLTRDHLGNPTPHPFYVTLHYSHPPILQRLEALEAT; from the coding sequence ATGATGTTCTCAAATCCCTGGTTCTGGACTGCGTTGATTGCCACCGTTGGGCTGTGGAAGCTGGAGATGCTGGCCACGTTCCTGAACATGTCCGCGCTCTCCCCGAAAGTGCCAAAGCGTCTGGAGGGTACGGTGACGGAGGAGGAGCATGAGCGGGCGCTGGAGTATGCCCGCGTGTCTGCGCGCTTCAGCGTCCTGTCGGACAGCATCCAGCTCGGTCTTTTCCTCGGTTTCTGGTTTGCGGGCGGCTTCGGCTGGGTGGACCACTGGGTGCGCGGACTTGGCCTTGGAGAAATCCAGTCCGGCCTGGTGCTGCTCTCCACGCTCTTCGTGTTACAAGGCCTGCTGATCCTGCCCTTTGATTGGTATGACACGTTCCGCATTGAGGCGGCGTTCGGCTTCAACAAGATGACGCTGGGCACCTTCATCATGGACCGGGTGAAGGGGCTCTTCCTCGCCGCTCTCATCGGCCTGCCACTGCTCGCGCTGCTGCTGCATCTCTTCACGTCCTATCCCCTCGCGGCCCTCTATGCCTGGATGGTGGTCACGGCCTTTTCCCTTGTGCTGAGCTTCCTCTCGCCACGGCTCATCCTGCCGATGTTCTTCAAGTTCCAGCCGCTGGAGGATGCGGAGCTGAAGGCCGCGATCATGGAGCTCTCCCGCAAGCTCGAGTTCCCCGTGGCGGAAGTGAGCGTGGTGGATGGCTCGAAGCGCAGCACGAAGGCGAATGCATTCTTCACCGGCTTCGGCAAGACCAAGCGCATTGCCCTGTTCGACACGTTGTTGCAAAACCACAGCCGCGATGAGATCCTCGCCGTGCTCGCGCATGAGATTGGCCACTGCAAGCGCCGCCATGTGCCGAAGCAACTGGCCCTCTCCGTGCTCTCCACGGGACTCATGTTTGCGCTCATGCATTTTGCGATTCACGATCCCCGCCTGTGTGCCGCCTTCGGCATCACACAGCCGTCCGTCGCGTGGGGCTTCGCGTTCTTCGGCATCCTGTTCCAGCCCGTGAGCACCTTGATTGGCCTGCTGGGCAGCTGGATGAGCCGGAAGTTTGAGTTCGAAGCGGATGCCTTCGCACGCGAGGCCATGGCATCTCCGAAGCCACTGGTAGACGCACTCACCCGTCTCACGCGCGATCACCTGGGGAATCCCACGCCCCATCCTTTCTACGTGACCTTGCACTATTCACATCCTCCCATCCTGCAGCGGCTGGAGGCACTGGAGGCGACGTGA